One window from the genome of Echinicola vietnamensis DSM 17526 encodes:
- the tgt gene encoding tRNA guanosine(34) transglycosylase Tgt: MKFILENTDQKSKARTGVVKTDHGDIQTPIFMPVGTAGSVKAVHQRELTYDIKAQIILGNTYHLYLRPGLDVLEKAGGLHKFNGWNKPILTDSGGYQVFSLAGTRKITEEGVLFKSHIDGSKHKFTPENVMDIQRSIGADIIMAFDECTPYPCEFGYARKSMEMTHRWLKRCIDQVDSTEGKYGYSQALFPIVQGSVYKDLRKQSAEFVASCGREGNAIGGLSVGEPAEMMYEMTELVTDILPEDKPRYLMGVGTPANILECIALGVDMFDCVMPTRNARNGMLFTSEGIMNMRNEKWKDDFSPIDPNINSHVSSFYSKAYLRHLTVSKEILAAQIASVHNLSFYLWLVAEAREKIKAGEFAVWKDEMVKKVSRRL, encoded by the coding sequence ATGAAGTTCATTCTAGAAAATACAGACCAAAAAAGCAAAGCAAGGACAGGTGTGGTCAAAACAGACCATGGGGATATTCAGACGCCGATATTTATGCCAGTCGGAACGGCTGGCTCGGTGAAGGCTGTTCACCAGCGCGAGCTAACCTATGATATCAAAGCCCAAATTATCTTAGGGAATACCTATCACTTGTATTTGCGTCCAGGCCTGGATGTGCTGGAAAAGGCCGGCGGATTGCACAAATTTAACGGATGGAATAAGCCAATCCTTACAGACAGTGGAGGCTATCAAGTGTTTTCCTTGGCCGGAACACGGAAAATAACAGAAGAGGGGGTGCTGTTTAAGTCCCATATTGATGGTTCTAAGCACAAGTTTACCCCTGAAAATGTGATGGATATACAGCGGAGTATCGGTGCGGATATTATCATGGCCTTTGATGAATGTACTCCCTATCCATGTGAATTTGGCTATGCCAGAAAATCCATGGAAATGACTCACCGCTGGCTGAAGCGCTGTATAGATCAAGTGGACAGTACCGAAGGGAAGTATGGTTACAGCCAGGCATTGTTTCCGATTGTTCAAGGAAGTGTGTATAAAGACCTGAGGAAACAATCTGCAGAATTCGTGGCATCATGTGGCAGAGAAGGAAATGCCATTGGGGGATTGTCCGTGGGAGAACCCGCAGAAATGATGTATGAAATGACCGAGTTGGTTACGGACATTCTACCGGAAGATAAGCCACGTTACCTTATGGGAGTGGGTACTCCTGCCAATATCTTGGAATGCATTGCCTTGGGAGTGGATATGTTTGACTGTGTGATGCCGACGCGCAATGCCCGTAACGGGATGCTTTTCACCTCTGAGGGAATCATGAACATGCGAAACGAAAAATGGAAGGATGATTTTTCTCCCATTGATCCCAATATCAATAGCCACGTGAGCAGTTTTTATTCGAAAGCTTATCTTCGTCACCTTACGGTGAGCAAGGAAATTTTGGCTGCTCAGATAGCGAGTGTTCACAACCTGAGTTTTTACCTTTGGCTGGTGGCCGAAGCAAGAGAAAAAATCAAGGCTGGAGAATTTGCGGTTTGGAAAGACGAGATGGTGAAAAAAGTAAGCAGAAGGTTATGA
- a CDS encoding LptF/LptG family permease, giving the protein MKLLDKLIIKDFLKTYFFVVLMLILIVLVLDFTEKNDDFIRNNVPTPEILKYMFNYGLYLNNLLTPITVFISVIFITSRMAGRTEIVAILSSGVSFVRMLRPFLIGASMIAIASFLLNGWVLPGATAGVYNFKMEYLEDDAQYNYQNLHVKVAPDVYAYISKYYTGPKTGYTFTLEHIEDGKLISKLSADRIVWDTAANAWEVRNYKIRTLEDMEEAYEVGEEMDTVLSITPADFDLPPNHHETLNLPELSRQIKVLEDRGADNVNFYKIERYVRFMSPFAAIILTFIGVIVASKKTRGGSGFKIALGFLLAFVYIILFLLSRTFAEAGTPYPILAVWSPNIIFAITGLVMYKTIPR; this is encoded by the coding sequence ATAAAGTTGCTGGATAAACTGATCATTAAGGATTTTTTGAAAACCTACTTTTTTGTGGTGTTGATGCTGATCTTAATTGTATTGGTATTGGACTTCACTGAAAAGAATGATGATTTTATCCGTAATAATGTGCCTACACCGGAGATCTTGAAGTACATGTTCAATTATGGGCTGTACCTCAATAACCTGCTGACGCCGATTACGGTGTTTATTTCGGTGATTTTTATTACCTCCCGAATGGCAGGCAGGACGGAAATAGTGGCTATTCTGAGCAGTGGAGTGAGCTTTGTCCGGATGCTAAGACCTTTTCTGATAGGAGCGTCCATGATTGCAATTGCCAGTTTTTTGCTTAACGGCTGGGTGCTGCCAGGGGCTACGGCTGGCGTGTATAACTTTAAGATGGAGTACCTTGAAGATGATGCCCAGTACAACTACCAAAACCTCCATGTAAAAGTAGCCCCCGACGTATACGCTTATATCAGTAAATACTATACCGGGCCTAAGACAGGCTATACCTTTACCTTAGAGCATATAGAAGATGGAAAGCTGATCTCAAAGCTGTCGGCAGATCGGATCGTCTGGGATACGGCTGCAAATGCCTGGGAGGTCAGAAATTATAAAATCCGGACGCTGGAGGATATGGAAGAAGCCTATGAAGTAGGAGAGGAGATGGATACGGTGCTTTCCATTACCCCCGCCGATTTTGATTTACCGCCAAATCACCACGAAACCCTGAACCTGCCCGAGCTGAGCAGACAGATTAAGGTGCTGGAGGACCGTGGTGCCGATAATGTAAACTTTTATAAAATTGAACGGTATGTGCGGTTTATGTCTCCCTTTGCAGCCATCATTCTGACATTTATTGGTGTGATCGTGGCGTCGAAAAAGACGCGGGGTGGATCAGGTTTTAAGATAGCCTTGGGCTTCCTTTTGGCTTTTGTGTATATCATATTGTTCCTGTTGTCCAGAACATTTGCAGAGGCCGGCACGCCTTATCCGATACTAGCTGTCTGGTCGCCCAATATTATTTTTGCCATCACAGGTTTGGTGATGTATAAAACGATTCCTCGGTAG
- a CDS encoding DMT family transporter: protein MTGASFKDYLMLHLTVLIWGFTAILGLLIVIPAVEIVFYRTLLASVMLGVIFMIQGRHVKMPVKELGKVIGTGMLIGLHWILFFGAARVSTASVCLAGVATCSLWTAFIEPWVNHSKIKWYEVMLGIMVLVGLYVIFRFEVQHWKGLAMAIGAAFLGACFTVSNGQLTKKHAAYVITFYEMIGACLFSLLFMPIYVQFWAGEEGLQLVPAPMDWFWLLLLGGVCTVYAFSVSVELMRRLSVFVINLTVNLEPVYGIILAVLIFGDQEKMTPGFYMGTLIILASVIMYPVFNFLYRRKKNKQLLRMQ, encoded by the coding sequence ATGACAGGTGCATCTTTCAAGGATTATTTAATGCTCCATCTCACGGTTTTGATATGGGGATTTACCGCTATTTTGGGCCTTTTGATCGTGATACCGGCGGTAGAAATCGTATTCTATAGGACCTTATTGGCGTCAGTGATGCTGGGAGTGATTTTTATGATCCAAGGCAGACACGTGAAGATGCCTGTAAAAGAGCTTGGCAAAGTGATCGGGACGGGAATGCTGATAGGCTTGCATTGGATTTTGTTTTTTGGAGCAGCCAGGGTGTCCACAGCCTCTGTATGTCTTGCCGGGGTGGCCACCTGCTCTTTATGGACGGCTTTTATAGAACCGTGGGTAAACCATTCCAAAATCAAATGGTATGAAGTAATGCTGGGGATTATGGTGCTAGTGGGATTATATGTGATCTTCAGGTTTGAGGTCCAGCACTGGAAGGGACTGGCCATGGCCATTGGTGCTGCTTTTTTGGGGGCTTGTTTTACCGTAAGCAATGGACAGTTGACCAAAAAACACGCTGCCTATGTCATTACTTTTTATGAGATGATAGGGGCCTGCTTGTTTTCCCTGTTGTTCATGCCGATTTATGTACAGTTTTGGGCAGGAGAAGAAGGGTTGCAGCTTGTTCCCGCTCCGATGGATTGGTTTTGGTTGTTGCTGCTGGGAGGTGTGTGTACGGTATATGCTTTTTCTGTTTCAGTGGAACTCATGAGAAGGCTAAGTGTATTTGTCATTAACCTGACTGTTAACTTAGAACCCGTTTACGGAATTATCCTTGCCGTGTTGATTTTCGGAGACCAAGAGAAAATGACGCCTGGGTTTTATATGGGCACCTTGATTATCCTTGCCTCCGTCATCATGTATCCCGTTTTTAATTTCTTATACAGAAGAAAAAAGAACAAGCAATTGTTAAGAATGCAGTAA